From one Balaenoptera acutorostrata chromosome 6, mBalAcu1.1, whole genome shotgun sequence genomic stretch:
- the ATOSB gene encoding atos homolog protein B — protein sequence MRHVQAEPSPSSEPEAGPSQPAVRQGALQGGLLMGYSPAGGATSPGVYQVSIFSPPAGASEPHRALKRPAPPTEGPRELKRGPGLGAREGLPPEEPPTLGLWGPEGLGLGLGVASQHFCHHGLCVVEQGGSSTSPWTSGARSPPWPPSNASCSTLHTRDWTSPDPGGQGSLRESPGPAPPGQLHTLDTDLHSLAQIGGKSLVAGVGNGGSPWPRESPGTANGHSPEYTPPGPGPPGPCPTKRRLLPAGEAPDVSSEDEGPAPRRRRGTLGHPPAAISSDAKATPFWSHLLPGPKEPVLDPTDCSPMGRRLKGACRLKLSSLRSLRKGPGLLSPASASPVPTPAVSRTLLGNFEESLLRGRFAPSGHIEGFTAEIGASGSYCPQHVTLPVTVTFFDVSEQNAPAPFLGVVDLNPLGRKGYSVPKVGTIQVTLFNPNQTVVKMFLVTFDFSDMPAAHMTFLRHRLFLVPVGEEGNASPTRRLLCYLLHLRFRSSRSGRLSLHGDIRLLFSRRSLELDTGLPYELQAVTEAPHNPCYSPLP from the exons ATGCGCCACGTGCAGGCGGAGCCGTCTCCATCCTCAGAGCCAGAGGCTGGCCCTTCACAGCCTGCAGTCAGGCAGGGGGCCCTCCAGGGTGGCCTGCTCATGGGCTACAGCCCGGCAGGGGGGGCAACATCCCCCGGGGTCTACCAGGTATCCATCTTTTCCCCTCCAGCTGGTGCCTCCGAGCCTCATAGGGCCCTGAAACGGCCAGCCCCACCCACTGAGGGTCCCCGGGAGCTGAAgagaggccctgggctgggggccagAGAGGGACTACCCCCTGAAGAACCACCTACTCTGGGGCTATGGGGCCCAGAGGGACTGGGGCTGGGACTGGGCGTGGCCAGCCAACATTTCTGCCATCATGGCCTCTGTGTTGTGGAACAGGGAGGTAGCTCCACCTCACCTTGGACTTCAGGGGCCCGGAGTCCCCCCTGGCCCCCATCAAATGCTTCCTGCAGTACTTTGCACACCAGAGACTGGACTTCCCCAGATCCTGGGGGACAGGGGTCCCTGAGGGAGTCCCCAGGGCCAGCCCCTCCGGGCCAGCTGCACACACTTGACACTGATTTGCACAGTCTTGCACAAATAGGGGGTAAGAGCCTAGTGGCTGGGGTGGGCAATGGGGGCAGCCCCTGGCCTAGGGAGTCCCCTGGCACTGCCAATGGGCACAGCCCCGAGTACACACCCCCTGGCCCTGGACCTCCAGGCCCCTGCCCCACCAAGCGAAGGCTGCTTCCAGCTGGAGAAGCCCCGGATGTCAGCTCTGAGGATGAGGGGCCAGCCCCTCGGAGGCGCCGGGGAACCCTGGGCCACCCTCCTGCTGCCATCAGTTCTGATGCCAAAGCCACACCCTTCTGGAGCCACCTGCTGCCTGGGCCCAAGGAGCCTGTGCTG GACCCAACAGACTGCAGTCCCATGGGGCGGAGGCTGAAAGGTGCCTGTCGCCTGAAGCT GAGCTCCCTTCGAAGCCTCCGGAAGGGGCCAGGCCTGCTGAGCCCCGCCAGTGCCTCCCCTGTTCCTACCCCCGCCGTCAGCCGTACCCTGTTGGGCAACTTTGAG gaATCATTGCTGCGAGGACGCTTTGCACCATCTGGCCACATTGAGGGCTTCACAGCAGAGATTGGAGCTAGTGGATCCTACTGCCCTCAGCATGTCACGCTGCCTGTCACTGTCACCTTCTTTGATGTTTCTGAGCAAAATGCCCCGGCTCCCTTCCTG GGCGTCGTGGACCTGAACCCCCTGGGGAGGAAGGGTTACAGCGTGCCCAAGGTGGGCACCATCCAAGTG ACCTTATTTAACCCCAACCAGACTGTGGTGAAGATGTTCCTCGTGACCTTTGACTTCTCGGACATGCCTGCTGCCCACATGACCTTCCTGCGTCATCGCCTCTTTTTGGTGCCTGTGGGTGAGGAGGGAAATGCTAGCCCCACCCGCCGCCTCCTCTGCTACTTGTTGCACCTCAG GTTCCGGAGCTCCCGCTCAGGCCGCTTAAGCCTGCATGGAGACATCCGCCTGCTTTTTTCCCGCCGGAGCCTGGAACTGGACACAGGGCTCCCCTACGAACTGCAGGCTGTGACTGAGGCCCCTCACAATCCATGTTATTCACCTTTGCCCTGA
- the STOML2 gene encoding stomatin-like protein 2, mitochondrial — protein sequence MLARAVRGSGALLLRGSVKASGRAARRASSGLPRNTVVLFVPQQEAWVVERMGRFHRILEPGLNILIPVLDRIRYVQSLKEIVINVPEQSAVTLDNVTLQIDGVLYLRIMDPYKASYGVEDPEYAVTQLAQTTMRSELGKLSLDKVFRERESLNANIVDAINQAADCWGIRCLRYEIKDIHVPPRVKESMQMQVEAERRKRATVLESEGTRESAINVAEGKKQAQILASEAEKAEQINQAAGEASAVLAKAKAKAEAIRVLAAALTQHNGDAAASLTVAEQYVSAFSKLAKDSNTILLPSNPGDITSMVAQAMGVYGALTKAPVPGAQDSVSSRSSRDVQSTDASLDEELDRVKLS from the exons ATGCTGGCGCGCGCGGTGCGGGGGTCTGGGGCCCTTTTGCTGAGG GGCTCCGTGAAGGCTTCTGGCCGCGCTGCGCGCCGCGCCTCCTCTGGATTGCCCCGAAACACCGTGGTGCTGTTTGTGCCGCAGCAGGAGGCTTGGGTGGTGGAGCGAATGGGCCGATTCCACCGCATCCTGGAGCCT GGCTTGAATATCCTCATCCCTGTGTTAGACCGGATCCGATATGTGCAGAGTCTCAAGGAAATTGTCATCAACGTGCCTGAGCAGTCTGCCGTGACTCTTG ACAATGTAACTCTGCAAATCGATGGAGTCCTTTACCTGCGCATCATGGACCCTTACAAG GCAAGCTATGGTGTGGAGGACCCTGAGTATGCTGTCACCCAGCTAGCTCAGACAACCATGAGATCAGAGCTCGGCAAACTCTCTCTGGACAAAGTCTTCCGG GAGCGGGAGTCCCTGAATGCCAACATCGTGGATGCTATCAACCAGGCTGCCGACTGCTGGGGCATCCGCTGCCTCCGTTATGAGATCAAGGATATCCATGTGCCACCCCGGGTGAAAGAGTCCATGCAGATGCAG GTGGAGGCAGAGCGGCGGAAACGGGCCACAGTTCTAGAGTCTGAGGGGACTCGAGAGTCGGCCATCAACGTGGCAGAGGGGAAGAAGCAGGCACAGATCCTGGCCTCTGAGGCAGAAAAGGCTGAACAAATAAATCAGGCAGCAG GAGAGGCCAGTGCAGTTCTGGCCAAGGCCAAGGCTAAAGCTGAAGCTATTCGCGTCCTGGCTGCAGCTCTGACACAACAT AATGGAGATGCAGCAGCCTCACTGACTGTGGCTGAGCAGTATGTCAGCGCATTCTCTAAACTGGCCAAGGACTCCAACACTATCCTGCTGCCCTCCAACCCTGGCGACATCACCAGTATGGTGGCTCAG GCCATGGGTGTGTATGGGGCCCTCACCAAAGCCCCGGTGCCAGGAGCCCAGGACTCAGTCTCCAGCAGGAGCAGCAGAGATGTACAGAGCACAGATGCAAGTCTTGATGAGGAACTTGATCGAGTCAAGCTGAGTTAA